The Penicillium oxalicum strain HP7-1 chromosome V, whole genome shotgun sequence genomic interval TGGTGTTTTTGAGATCTCTGACCGCCTTCCGTGCGCCCCAAAAGCGCCAGCAAAGTCCCACTTACGGCGCATTACGTCAATGCTTCAATATCTAGGTACCGAGACTGCAAGCAACTATCACCGGGCATGCAGACTGATATGTAATAATACTAAAATATCCATGTCCCTCGATCGGGTTAGAACTCGTACGGAGATCTTTAACGGAGCAGAGCGACGCAGAAATGGTATCATTATAACTACCTCTCATGTAGCGTGATAATTGAGCCCGGACTCCGTAATCGCCCAAAACTCGAAAATGACAAATTGAAAAGATACACGCGTCATAATTAAAACGCGAGGCCAGCAGGTGATCAACTGTAAAAGGTGTATGAGACAAAGCAGACCATCCTAGCGCAATGCAATCACCGCTCATCCCCATGCGGAACATTCGCCTATTTAGGGGGGTATTTGTTCTGGAGGAACCACCTAATCGTGAAGCAAGAGCCCGAGTCAGTAAAAAGACGACCCCTCTGGAAAttgttcctcttccttcGCGGTTGAAAATGTTACTCACTTGCTCACAAAGTAGTCCACCACGCCAACGGCACCAACAGCTCCAGTCCACAGGCCCACGACCTCCCACGACAATTTGCCCTCCAGGTGCTTGCGATAGGCACCATATCCCAGACCAGCGCTGACTAAGGTGGCCAGGACAGCATTTGTGATGTACACAGGGTTGTCCGAGTTGTCGCTCAGACCCTgagccttggccttggcggccttgctcgccttggctttctttgCAGATGCCTCGCGAGCCTCTtgggccttcttctcttcggccTCGCGCTCAAGACGATCAGCCTGAGTGGTAGTCTTGACCTCCTGGTTGAGAAAGTCTGCATCAACGGATTGAACGTGGGGAGAGTCGACGTCAATCAGAGACACAGTGCTCTCAGACTCATCCTTGTAAATGCCACCGACAGGAGGAGCGCGACTGGGTATAAATGATTCCAAATTAGCTCACAGGCGGGGATAAGGATGCTGGGGGCCTAGAATTGTCTGTGGTCGAATTTGACTTACGCCTACGTGAATTTTCATTAGTCCAAAACATGACGGATCGTAGGTGACATTAGAAAACTCACATCCTCGGGGTCCTGCTTGGGGCCCTTGGCAGCAGCGTCGGCGTAAGACATTGTTCTGAAAATGGGTTGATTGAGGAAAAAGGATTGGCAGAGTCTGCAGAGAGGGACAATGAGCACTAGTCAAATGAGAATATGGGAGGGCTCTGCATACTTACTCGGGAAAGGTATTGTGATGCTCAGGGGAAAAATCGGAGCGGGGAGTGCAATCGCTATAAATGGCGTGCAGTGGGCAGATGGGCCGAAGGCAAGGTCGGCCTTGGAACTTTATGACATCACGTCATCGATTTCTCCTCGTGTCAGATGGTCTGGAACACCAGCCACACCCTGGACCTGTCCACCACGGGTCGATCACCCATGTGACGGTGCCAATCGCGACAGTAGTGCATTTCTTTGATTCGCCTACTTTGAAAGCTCAATTTAAATGCAaggttttttgggggagtTGCTTTCTACAGAGGGGGGTCCGACGAGCTAACTCCATTTGTGACGATGTCAAAGGAGAGAAGCTATGTAGGTACTGTACTTGCACACCTCAGGCTCCTAACGCTATCCACCTATCAGCTACTAACTGGCATGGGGGCATTGATCACATCAGCAGGCATTCGTGCATGTACTGTATCCATTAAGGGCAATGTAGAGTGGATTTAAATATATGTATATCTAGGGTGGTCCACGCCCACACACCTCAGCTATCAAGTAAGTTGCCTGTGCTAGGACATGTTCACTCCATTTGATATCAGGTAGGCCCTAATGCAAATGTTTCTATCGGGACAAGATATATAGTAGTACCACAATTCCAGAAACAACTTATCATCATACCCATTATCTCCATACACACCATTATGCAGCCTCCCAGCCCGGGCTGTGAGAATCTAAGTTAAGCCCGGGCCAGCCTCCAGAGGACGGGTACCACCTACCCCAGCAGCCCTGTAGATATATATTAGGCCCAGTCAGGTGAAAACACCACTGCAGTGGGAATACGTCTTACCTCGAGACTCCCCAGATATTCGAAGCCCGATCTAGTCTGTTCCACTAGATCGAATACCTGAACTTCAGCTCGTCATTATAACAACGCTGTGTCTAAATGGACATACCAATAGACGGCACAACCAcgcgaaaaaaaaccagatAAACGTGATTTGAACAGATATATGAAAGTGGGAGTGAAATTGCTAAAATCGAACACGGACATGAGACCTATGGTGGTCCAAAATAGAAACCATTTTAATACAGATTACATTGTATGAGAACACAAGAGGGAGAATTGGGTCGGGGAACAAATCGCTGGCTAATCCTTTGCTGTGAATTTCTTACAGCAAAAGCTCGAGCGGGTTCTCAACGAccttcttcagctccttGATCCACTCGCCACCAACAGCACCGTCAACGACCTTGTGGTCGAAGCTGCCAGTCACGATGATTTGGTCATCCCACTCAGTCACGGTACCCTCTTCGGTCTCAACGGGAACGGCAACCTTGCGAGTAGTGCCGACGGCCAAGATACCAGCCTGAGGGGGGTTGATGACAGCAGTGAAGCGCTCAACAGCGGGGTTCATGCCCATGTTAGAGATGGTGAAGGTACCGCCCTGGTACTCCTCGGGCTTCAGCTTGTTCTCGCGGGCACGCTTGCCAAGATCCTTGATCTGGTTGGAGATGCTGGACAGGCCGAGACCCTGAACGTTCTTGACGACGGGAGTGATCAGGCCGGAGGGAGTAGCCACGGCAACACTGATGTCAGCGGTGCTGTGCTGGCGAATGACGGTCTGCCCGTTCTCCTCACGCCAGCTGGAGTTGACCTGGGGGACCTTAAGCAAAGCCACTGCGCAGGCCTTGACCAAGAAATCATTGACGGAGAGCTTGTACTTGCCGTCGGCCGAGGCGTTGAGAGCCTGGCGCAGCTTAAGCAACTTAGTGACGGACAGGGTGGTAGAGACAAAGTAGTGGGGGTTGTCAGCCATGGATTGCTTCAGGCGGTTTGCAATGGTCTTGCGCATGGAAGAAATCTGGATGTCCTCGTAGGTAGGGCCAGCAGAAGCGGCGGAACCAGTGGGTTGGTACTTCTCAACGTCCTCCTTGGTAACCACACCGCCACGGCCAGTACCCTTCAGAGCCTTGATGGGAACACCCTTCTCGAGAGCGAGAGCCTTGGCGGCAGGGCTGATCGAGGGCTCACGGTCCAAGCTGGGCTGCAACTTGTCGCCGGAAGTCTCAGGTTCATAGGAGGCAGGCTGTTCGGGGGCGGGAGCCGGGGCCTCGGACTCAGCGCTCTTGGGTTCCTCCTTCTCAGGCTGCGGGGCGGCCTTGTCACCGCCAGCATCGGCCAGAGTGAAAGACTCGAAAGAAGAGACATCGGCACCCTCCTCAACGAGAACAGCGATGGGCTAAGtgacgaagaaaaaaaaacttgtTTAGCAGTTTTTCTTCATAAGCGACTCGTCGCAGAAGACTCGGAGAAGTCGTTCCGCGGAGAATGACGGAAAAATTCTTACCGATCCAACAGCGACGTCCTTCTCGCCAGAATCCTTCAGCACCTTCGCGAGAACACCTTCCTCCTGGAACTCAAAGTCCATTTGCGCCTTGTCGGTCTCAATCTCCACCAGCACGTCACCAGGCTGGAGGGAATCACCAGCCTTCTTCTGCCACACGCCGATGTTTCCCGCGGTCATTGTTGGGGACAGAGCAGGCATGCTGATGATAGTGTGGGGAGGGAAAGCTGCAGCGCAAGAGATAATGTCAGGGTAAATCGACTCGGAATGCAGGTTAACCTTTCGTTAAGTGGGAATCATACACTTGGAGGCATAGAAACGGGAGAGCGAGGCCAGGGCGGGCAATTGAGATCTgcgagaaggaaaaaaagggtcaGTTGAGTTGCGCGTTTCATACGTGAGGCCTGCGAACAAACATACTGAATGACCTCCTGGAACTTATAGGAGACCTGAGGGCGCCGCAAAGAGGCGGCGCCTCGAGACATGAACATGGCACTCGGAGTGCGCATCCGGACAGCGGCAGCAACCATTTTGATCTCGAATTGCCGGGTTATGTGAAAAACAAGGGCTTCCTCGAACAGAAGCTTAAAGAGTGTGAAGGGTCCGGCGCGGGGGAGACGGTGGACAGCCGGGTTTGAAGGAGttgggaagagaaagatggcTCCTAGAGTAATCGGAACTTTTCTGTTGAGCTTCTCAGGTTCCCGGTGAGCGGCCTCTCCCGGATCACGTGATCACCAACAGGACGGCCGCGATGGGACTGAGGTGCCCCATCGCCGCTGACTCAGGACGGTCTAATCCCGATTCGGAGAAGACACGCATCCTATCTCCATATTGAATCAATAACCATACATACTTAAGGAGCAATTGCCGCTGAGCTTCATCCGCTGCCATACAATTCGTCGGCACGTATAGCGCATGCTCCCGCTCTGATTTGAGAGCTCCACCTGGAGTTTCCTTCATCATGGCGGACGTTGACACTAGTTCCGAGCTGTCCCAGCACCCCGCGGCCGACACGACCAGGTTCGAGCAAGTCTCCATGGACACCGATAGACAAGTCCCTCAAGAAGCTTCGCCGACGCTAGTTTCCGACGAGCCATCATTGGGTCCCGAAAACATGGAGGTTTCAAAAGAAGTCGATGCGCAAAAGTCAACAGAGGTCTTTGCTCAGCGACCGGATAATGTACATGAACAAAGCGAGGTTGAAGTCCCGCGGGCGGAAGGAGCAAACTTACAAGAAGACCACGACGACATCAAGCCCGATCTTCCGCCGAAGGATAACGATGACAATGAGAACAAGAGCAAGGAATCAGGGCCGCATCGCTCTCGAACAGTTGCCCCGCAGATTCATGAACCTGAACGGTTTGAAGATCGTGCAGCTGCAGACACACGAATGCGTTCGGATTCGCGATCCACTACAGCGACCTTTGCAACCCATCGATCAACGGCCGTCAGCTCGACTGTGTTCATTGTCACCGCACTCGATACCATCGCCGCATCTCGAGACGCGCGACGAAACAAGGAGCTTGAGGATTCTGTTCAAGTGGCTCTAGCCAATGTAAAACAGTCAGATGGACAGCTTATTGACCCCGAGCTCATCTTTCGCCCACTTCAACTTGCAAGCAAAACCCTTAGTGTCCCTTTGCAAGTGACCGCTCTGGACTGCATTGGGAAGCTCATCACATACTCCTACTTCGCCTTTCCCACTGCAGAAAGCGAAGAAGCCACCCCGGACAAGCCGCCTTTGATTGAGCGAGCAATTGACGCTATTTGCGATTGCTTCGAGAATGAAGCGACTCCCAATGAGATTCAACAACAAATCATCAAGTCTCTGCTGGCAGCTGTGCTCAATGATAAAATTGTGGTTCATGGAGCCGGTCTCCTGAAAGCTGTCCGCCAGATCTACAATATTTTCATCTATTCCAAGTCTAATCAGAACCAACAGATTGCGCAAGGCTCGCTGACGCAGATGGTCAGCACGGTCTTTGAGAGAGTTCGTATCCGTCTGGATCTTAAAGAGCTTCGAAATCGAGAGGTCGACCAGGTCGCTGGCTCGGGTCTGGAAGCAGCTTCAAGTGATCAGTGTCAGGTTTCGGAAGTTGCCTCTGTATCTGTGGTCGATCAAGGCGACCAGGGTGAACTGGGCGAGCAAGCTGATCAGCAAGACCAGCCGGTCAGCAAGGAGCAGAATTCCGAAAAACTCACTCTGCAGAGCTTCGAGTCGCCCAAGGACGTGACATCTCTCAATGACAATGCACCTACAACGGTCACTCGGGCCAAGTTTACGCGTCCCACAAATGGCCGATCTGTGTCTGATATTCctgaggagagagaagatgacaaTTCGACTGAGGATGACCTTGATGAAGTCTACGTCAAAGATgctttcttggtcttccgTGCTCTGTGCAAGCTCAGCCACAAGATTCTGGGCCACGATCAGCAGCAAGATATCAAGTCCCAGAATATGCGATCAAAGCTACTTTCTCTCCACCTAATTCACTATCTTATCAACAACCACGTCACGACGTTCACCTCACCACTCGCTACAATCAAAAACAGCAGTTCGTCCAACAGCGAAGTGATGACACTTCTGCAGGCTATCAGGCCCCACCTTTGCCTAAGTCTCAGTCGGAACGGCTCTAGCTCTGTACCTCATGTTTTTAAGGTCTGCTGTGAGATATTTTGGTTGATGCTGAAAGACATGCgggtgatgatgaaaaaggagCTGGAGGTTTTCCTCAAAGAGATATACCTGGCTATTCTTGAGAAGCGGGCGGCGCCTTCTTTCCAGAAACAGTACTTCATGGAGCTTTTGGAAAGGTTGGGAGGAGATCCTCGAGCCTTGGTCGAGATCTATCTGAATTACGATTGTGACCGTACCGCACTGGAAAACATCTTCCAGAATATTGTGGAACAATTGTCACGATATTCAAGTGTCCCTGTCACCACCACGGCTTCTCAGCAACAGTATTTCCAGGAACACCATACCAAAATGATGAGTGTGGGTGCAGAATGGCACCAACGTGGAACCCTGCCCTTATCGCTCACAACTGCCAACATTGTCCCACCTCCCCAGCCCCCTACTCCGAACATTCCATCAGACTATATCCTCAAGCACCAAGCCGTGGAATGTCTTGTGGAAATGCTTAGATCTCTGGATAATTGGGGCTCTCAGCGCCAGGGAGACCACGCAGCTGCCGCCGCTCCTGCCCAGTCTATCGGAACTAACAGATCTCACGACATGTCTCGCGACTCTCTCGATACACAcattctctcctctccccgtCCAGAAGTGAGTGAAGCTGGCACTGGTCAATCCACTCCCCTGCCCGACGATGACCCAAGTGAGATTGAGAGGGTAAAGCAGCGAAAGACGGCCATGATGAACGCGATTCAACAGTTCAATTTCAAGCCGAAGCGTGGGATAAAACTACTATTGTCTGAAGGCTTCATTCGCTCAGATTCCCCAGAGGACATTGCCAGTTTTTTGCTGCGCAATGATCGCCTGGACAAAGCCATGCTCGGCGAGTATTTGGGCGAGGGCGAGGCCGAAAATATCGCGATTATGCATCAGTTTGTGGATCAAATGGATTTCACCAAACGTCGCTTTGTTGATGCTCTCCGGTCTTTTCTGCAACATTTCCGTCTGCCAGGCGAAGCCCAAAAAATTGACCGTTTCATGCTTAAGTTTGCTGAACGCTACACCACCCATAATCCAAACGCCTTCGCAAACGCAGATACAGCGTACGTTCTGTCATACTCTGTGATCCTCCTGAACACCGACCTTCACAGCTCAAAGATGAAAGGACGGCGGATGAGCAAGGAAGACTTTATCAAAAACAACCGTGGTATCAACGACAGCCAGGACTTGCCAACGGAGTATCTCAACGCTATATACGACGAGATTGCCAGCAATGAGATTGTACTGGACACGGAAAGAGAGCACGCTGCCAATTTGGGCATTCAAACCTCCGCCCCAGCTGGTCTCGCATCTCGAGCTGGGCAAGTGTTTGCCACGGTTGGCAGAGACATTCAAGGCGAAAAGTACGCCCAAGCTTCCGAAGAAATGGCCAACAAGACGGAGCAGCTATATCGCTCTCTGATCAGAGCTCAGCGTAAAACTGCTGTCCGAGACGCATTATCCCGCTTCATTCCAGCTACGTCGGTCCGACACGTTGGGTCCATGTTTAACGTCGTGTGGATGTCGTTCCTGTCAGGCTTATCCGCCCCAATGCAGGATACCCAGAATCTCCAGACAATTCGTCTTTGCATGGAGGGCCTCAAACTGGCGATTCGAATCAGTTGCACCTTTGATTTGGAAACTCCTCGCCTTGCCTTTGTCACTGCCTTGGCTAGATTCACCAACTTGGGTAATGTTCGTGAGATGATGCCGAAAAATGTAGAGGCCTTGAAGGTGCTGCTGGATGTTGCCTATACCGAGGGCAACCGTCTTGGAAGCTCCTGGAGGGAGATACTTACTTGTGTCAGCCAGCTGGATCGCTTGCAGCTCCTTAGTGATGGCGTGGATGAGGGTTCATTGCCCGATGTCTCTCGAGCACCGACCTCATCTTCAGATACTGCTTCTCGCAAGTCTATGCAAAGCTCCCGAAGACCAAGGCCTCGCTCTGTTGGTGGACCTTCTGCTTTCCGAATGGAGGTTGCCATGGAAAGTCGATCTGCCGATATGGTTCGCGGCGTTGATCGAATTTTCACCAACACTGCGAATCTTTCTCACGAAGCTATCATAGACTTCGTCCGAGCGCTGAGTGAGGTCAGCTGGCAAGAAATCCAATCATCTGGACATAGTGAATCACCTCGCACCTACAGCTTGCAGAAGCTTGTGGAAATCAGCTACTATAACATGACTCGTGTCAGGATTGAGTGGTCTAAAATTTGGGAGGTTCTTGGGCAGCATTTCAACCAAGTTGGCTGTCACTCAAACACTACTGTGGTCTTCTTCGCTTTAGAC includes:
- a CDS encoding Dihydrolipoyllysine-residue acetyltransferase component of pyruvate dehydrogenase complex, which codes for MVAAAVRMRTPSAMFMSRGAASLRRPQVSYKFQEVIQSQLPALASLSRFYASKSFPPHTIISMPALSPTMTAGNIGVWQKKAGDSLQPGDVLVEIETDKAQMDFEFQEEGVLAKVLKDSGEKDVAVGSPIAVLVEEGADVSSFESFTLADAGGDKAAPQPEKEEPKSAESEAPAPAPEQPASYEPETSGDKLQPSLDREPSISPAAKALALEKGVPIKALKGTGRGGVVTKEDVEKYQPTGSAASAGPTYEDIQISSMRKTIANRLKQSMADNPHYFVSTTLSVTKLLKLRQALNASADGKYKLSVNDFLVKACAVALLKVPQVNSSWREENGQTVIRQHSTADISVAVATPSGLITPVVKNVQGLGLSSISNQIKDLGKRARENKLKPEEYQGGTFTISNMGMNPAVERFTAVINPPQAGILAVGTTRKVAVPVETEEGTVTEWDDQIIVTGSFDHKVVDGAVGGEWIKELKKVVENPLELLL